In Bacteroidales bacterium, the sequence GCAAGGCACATGCTTATTGACATGGGAGCAAAAGCATCTGTTACCGGGCCTTCATAAGTCTCAATTGATTTTATTTGTGTGTGAATTTTTGATGGCAGTATCATCACTTTGTCTCCAGGCTTAAAAATACCGCTGACTACTTTGCCGGCATAAGCGCGATAATCATGATATTCCTGGTTGTTAGGCCTGATAATATATTGAACAGGAAAACGGCAGTCAATAAGGTTTTCATCGCTGCTGATGTGGATAGTTTCGAGAAGATATAAAAGCGGACTGTTTTTATACCAGGGCATTTTATCCGAACCGTTTACCACATTATCTCCATGCAAAGCGCATATTGGAATAAAGTTAACATCCTGAACTTCAAGTTTTGAGGCAAAACTTTTATAGTCATCTTTTATTTCTTCAAAAACATCTTCACTGTAATCAACAAGGTCCATTTTGTTTATACAAACTACAAGATGAGGAATTTTCAACAGTGAGGCGATGAAAGAATGCCTTTTAGTTTGCTCTATAACGCCTTTGCGGGCATCAATGAGTATGAGTGCCAGGTTGGCATTAGAGGCTCCGGTTATCATGTTTCTTGTGTACTGCAAATGTCCCGGGGTGTCGGTTATGATAAATTTTCGCTTTGGAGTTGCAAAATAGCGGTAGGCAACATCAATGGTGATACCCTGTTCGCGTTCGGCACGCAGGCCGTCGGTGAGCAGTGCAAGGTTTAGTTGCGCTTCACCGCGTCTTTCGCTGGCCTTGCTGATGGCATCCAACTGGTCCTGGAATATGGATTTGGAGTCATACAACAAACGCCCAATCAGGGTACTTTTGCCATCATCAACACTTCCCACTGCGGCGAAGCGTAAAAGTTCCATATTCATATATCCGTCTGTTTTTT encodes:
- a CDS encoding GTP-binding protein, which translates into the protein MVAKKTDGYMNMELLRFAAVGSVDDGKSTLIGRLLYDSKSIFQDQLDAISKASERRGEAQLNLALLTDGLRAEREQGITIDVAYRYFATPKRKFIITDTPGHLQYTRNMITGASNANLALILIDARKGVIEQTKRHSFIASLLKIPHLVVCINKMDLVDYSEDVFEEIKDDYKSFASKLEVQDVNFIPICALHGDNVVNGSDKMPWYKNSPLLYLLETIHISSDENLIDCRFPVQYIIRPNNQEYHDYRAYAGKVVSGIFKPGDKVMILPSKIHTQIKSIETYEGPVTDAFAPMSISMCLAEDVDVSRGDMIVRQNNVPTVARNFEAMLCWFNENKLAPGKKYAIRHTTREARCIIKEIRYKVDINTLHRLEGLEEIGMNDVARVSISTTQSLFIDKYKINRATGSFILIDESTNETVGAGMIL